Proteins from a genomic interval of Candidatus Zixiibacteriota bacterium:
- a CDS encoding GIY-YIG nuclease family protein has translation MGKKKATYNKTGIESLPDDKPVLYRIETEAGKLNYAGVAQRGRVQDRLSEHLGNIPGATVQIEQFNSTEDAREKEARVIKKNQPKYNDQDK, from the coding sequence ATGGGCAAAAAGAAAGCAACCTACAATAAGACAGGAATCGAGAGCCTTCCTGACGACAAACCTGTTCTATATCGGATTGAAACCGAAGCAGGTAAACTCAACTATGCGGGTGTAGCTCAACGCGGAAGAGTGCAAGACCGATTGAGCGAACACCTCGGAAACATCCCCGGAGCAACCGTTCAGATTGAGCAGTTCAATAGCACTGAAGATGCAAGAGAAAAAGAGGCCAGAGTAATCAAGAAAAATCAACCCAAGTACAATGACCAAGACAAGTAG